GAAGGTATCGCCTTGCCAAGATACTCTTTAACAAGTTCGGGGTATTTTTTTAACCCCTCATCCATACTCAAAAAAATTACCCCGCACTTTTCCAAATCCGAAAGCAAGGAACCATAAACTATCTCTGACTCGTATTGAGCTTTAACTCCCGCCAAATATTTCTGTTCCGCTTCTGGTATGCCAATACGGTCGTAAGTTTTTTTTATATCTTTTGGTAAATCTTCCCATTTTTTAACTTGGGTCCGCGCGGGTTTTAGATAATAATAAATATTATCAAAATTAATACCGGATAAATCTCCCCCCCAGTTAGGCAGAGGGAGCGACTTAAAAACATCCAAAGCATTAAGCCGAAACTTGCGCATCCACAAAGGTTCGTCTTTAATTGCAGATATTTCTCTTACAATATCTTCATTAAGCCCTTTTTTGGACTTAAAAACATATTCTTCGGGGTAGGAAAAACCGTATTTATAGTTATCTAAATTTAAGTTAACCATCGCAATTCTTAATTTGACTTTTGAATTTACTCCCCGTACCCCCCCTTCTCCTCCACTTCCTCCGAAAGTTCAATACCCCCAGATTTAACAACCCTCCCATTCAACATTATGTGAACAAAATCAACATCCAGATATTTCAATATGCGAGTGTAGTGGGTAATTATTAAAAAACTCAATTTGGGATTCTTAATTTTTATTTTGGTAAAAGATTCCGCCACAGTTTTAAGCGCGGAAACATCCAACCCGCTATCCGTTTCGTCCAAAATTGCAAGTTTTGGAGAAAACATAGCAAGTTGCAAAATCTCGCTTTTCTTTTTCTCCCCCCCGCTAAAACCTTCGTTCAGATATCTTTGCATAAATCCTTTATCAATGTTTAAAAATTTTAAACTGCCCTCTAAATTTTTATTGAAAAATCCTAACGGTTTTCCAAGTTCCTTGTAAGCAGTTCTTAAAAAAGAAGCCATAGAGACCCCGCTAATTTCAACGGGATACTGAAAAGCTAAAAACAAGCCAAGTTTAGCCCTTTTATCGGGACTTAAATTAAGAAGAGATTTACCCTCAAAAGACATCTCCCCACCTACAACTTTATATAACGGGTTTCCCATTAAAGTGTTGGCAAGAGTGGATTTACCCGAACCGTTGGGTCCCATTAAAATATGAGTCTCACCGGATTTTATACGCAAAGTAACACCTTTTAGGATTCTTTTCCCTTCCCTATTAACTTCTAGGTTTCGTATTTTTAACATGCTTTAAGAAAGGAGTTATTACACACCTCTTTCCCTCATATAAACACCTTCCTAAAACAGAATAAAATACCTTCCTGCCTTCTTTTTTGGACACAATAAGACCCACATTTTCCATCTCTTTTAGGTGGTAGGATATTGTGGGTTGTGTTAAATTAAATTCCTTTACAATATCCGAAACAGAAAGCGTTTTTTGCTTTGACAACAAAGCGTATATTTTAGCGCGAACGGGAACCGCAAGCGCTTTAAAACAATAAGGACATTCGTCTTTTATATTCATAACATATAGACAATAGTCTATATGTTAAAAGGAGTCAAGGGGTATTAGAAAATTTGCGACCGGAGATTTTACACAATCTTTTATCAAAAGTGGCGAAGATGTTGGCTTTTTTGCTCCGCGCAAAGCACAGATTATAGGAATCTTCCAAATCAAGTGATGTTGTACAGTATGTTTTAACCGCGCTTAATAAAATATCCCTGTTCTCTATATCTATAAAGTTCATTCTTAAAATATCTATAAGAACAGAGGATATTTGTTTTTTGTCCTTTTTATAAAAGCTGGATAGCACCCAATATATCTCAAAAACCACAATCGCCGTTGTAAAAAGTTGTATGTTGGATAAAGCCCCTTCCCTAAAAAGCTTATTCGCCTTTCTATTTTGATCTAAAGGCTCCCCAATAATAAGCCTAATAAAATAATTTGTGTCAATAAACACCCTATCCATTAAAGTACTCTTTCTTTGATTCTCTTATTATATCGTCGGCACTCATATTCTTATATTTTTCGGGTACTTTCACTACCCCTGAAAGCCTGCCCACGAGATTTTCCGCCGGGGTTAATATTATGGAACCATGCGATTTTTCCGCAATAAGAAACCCGCCCTCATCTAAATTCAAGGCTTTGAATATCTTTGAAGGAATGGTAACCTGTCTTTTGCTGGTTATTCGCACAGTTTTAAGCATATCCTTACTATAATACAAAGGTAAGGAAAAGTCAAATTCTTCTACAGTAACTTAATTAAGGGAAACTTCTTAACAAAGGTCTCTCCTTTGCAAAGGAGAGACCTTAGTCTATAGGACTTTACTAAAGACTCCGTTCCGGTACAATTCAACAAAAATAAAAATGAGATATAGAGACAGCAAAGCAAAGCCCTCTTTGCGGGTTAACTGCCGTTTCGTTCTCATAAAAACCGCTAAAAGAATAACCGCGAAAATCACAAAAAACGAAATTATTCTTGTTTCCTCAAGGTTAGTAACTTTAAATGGCGACACTAAACATAAAAGAGCCAAAACAAAAGTGTTCATAGAGGCGCTACCCAAAAAATCTCCTATACCCACTATTTTATGTTTTGAAGTTATTGTTTTTATTGCCAGGGAAAATTCGGGCAGATTGGTTCCAATAGAAAGGAACAAAACTCCCGCCAAGATAACCGGAACAAGCAGTTCCTCCGCCAAAATTAAAGATAATTCCACCACCCCTTTTGAAAACACAAAAATTCCAAACATTCCTACAAGAACAAATAACAGAAGTTTAAGCGCGCCTTTTTTGCTATGACCAGAGCTTTTTATCTTTTCAATAAAAGACTCGTCCTCGTTAAGCATATACATATAAACCACATAAAAAATCAAAAGGACAGCCCCGTCAACCCTCGTAAGATTGCCGTCTAAAGAAAAAAAGGCGGGCAAAGCCGTAACAAAGGAGGATAACACAATGTCTTTAGTGCTTAAAACTTTTCGTATCGCAACATTCCCAGTAAATATGGCGGGCAAAGATATCACCAAAGTTAAAAGAACAAAAATCGCCCCAAGCAAATTCCCCAAAGAAAGTTGCGGAGTTTTATCTATTACAGAGTTAACAGCAACAAAAATTTCCGGTAAGGATGTGGCAAACCCCAATACAAAAAAACCAATGGCGAATTCCGGAACGGAGAAACATTTGGCCAACTTTATCACATTAAGAACTACAAAACCCGTACTTTTAGCAAGCGCTACCGAAAGAAGCAAAATTAAAAAAAGGGCAAGAACTACATCCATAGTATGGGTTTAGTATAGCACACTCCATAATGCAATCTCATTGGGGTACGGACCCCTAAAACTTTGAACAATTCTTGCAAAAAGCTATAATATGCACATGCTTGCGATACTAACCGGAGATGGAAAAGGAAAAACCACTTCCGCCCTCGGAACAGCTTTAAGGGCCGCGGGATGGAACAAAAAAGTTTTGTTCGTCCAATTTATAAAGATGGACGAATTCCCAACCGGCGAGAAAAAAGCTATAGAAAAATTCCTCCCTGCCAACATCACCATTAAAACTTTGGGTCTTGGGTTTGTGGGTATAAAGGGAGACGATAAAAGTCTAAACGCGCATCGGCAAAAAGCCAAAGAAGCGCTTGAAAAAACAAAAGAAGCCGTTTCGCGTTGCCATTACGATTTGGTTGTTTTGGACGAGATATTAGGCGCAATCGCCGGAAGACTGCTAACTGTAAAAGATGTTTCCAGTCTTTTGGACAAAGTGGACAAGAATTCGGATGTGGTTCTAACGGGTCGTTCCGCACCAAAAGCTTTAGTGGACAAAGCAGATTTGGTATCCGAAATCAGAAAAATAAAACACCCTTATGATAAAGGAATTTTAGCAAAAAAAGGTTTTGACTTTTAGAGGATATGCTATACTAAAAACAGAAATGAATTTTAAATTTATCGTGCCCATCTCAATACTTATTCTCGTTTCAGCTATCTATATACCTAAAGTTTTTTCGCACACGCAGAAACCAATAGAAGAAACCCTCCTCACTGGCAAATACGAGTTAACTCAAAAACAAGCGCTATTCCATGGCCAAAAAATTCCCATTCCTTCGCCCAAAGAATCTAAAATAGTCGCTGGCGTTTTGGGAAAGTCCGATAACGAAAAAAGAATAGAAATTGACCTCACAAATCAAAAACTTTACGCTTATGAGGGGGGTGAAAAAATCTTTGATTTTCTTATATCCAGTGGCAAATGGGGATGGACGCCAACCGGAGAATTTACCATTTGGACAAAATTAAGATACACGCTAATGACAGGGGGTTCGCAAGCGCTAGGAACATACTATTATCTTCCCAATGTGCCTTTTGTAATGTTTTTCTACAACGAGGATGTTCCAAAAATGAAGGGTTTTAGTTTGCACGGAACATACTGGCACGATAATTTCGGCCACCCAATGAGTCACGGATGTGTAAATATGAAAACTGAAGAAGTGGAACAACTCTTTTACTGGGCCAAACCAGAACTTCCAAAAGGACAATGGAGCGTGTATGCAAATTCTGATAATCCCGGAACAAGAATAGTAATCTACGGAGAAACCCCCAACGAATAAACTCCTTTCTGATATAATAATCTCTATGGAGATGGAAAAAACATATAACCACAAAAACACGGAAGAACGGCTTTATAAAATGTGGGAGGAGGGGGGTTACTTTACACCCAAAATTGACCCCGTCAAAAAACCTTTTTCCATACTCCTCCCACTTCCAAATGCTAGCGACCCTATGCATATGGGAAATATGCTCTTTACCATTCAAGATGTTTTAGCGCGGTGGCATCGTATGATGGGAGACCCCACTTTGTGGCTACCCGGCGGAGACCACGCAGGTATCGAAACACAATATGTTTATGAAAAACATTTAGTTAAACAAGGTACAAGCCGTTTAAATTATGATCGCTACACATTGTACAAAATGATTGCGGATTTTGTAGAGAAAAATAAAGGTGTAAACAAAAATCAAATGCGAAGAATGGGGTTTTCATTAGATTGGACAAGATACAAATACAGCTTGGACACAGAGATTGTTAAAAAGGTTCTTGAGACTTTCTCTAAACTTCATAAAGATGGTCTAGTCTACAGAGGAGAACGACTTGTTAATTACTGCGCCAAATGCGGAACGGCGCTTTCGGACTTAGAAGTTAATCATATAGCGGAAACCGCTACACTTTATTTCCTTGATTATGAGGCAATCCAAATCGCCACCACCCGCCCCGAAACTATTTTTGCAGATTCGGCCGTTGCCGTTAATCCAAGGGATAAAAGATACAAAAATCTTGTGGGAAAAGATGCAATTATTCCTTTAATAAACAAAAAAATACCAATCATATCCGATGAAGCGGTAGAAAAGGACTTTGGCACCGGGGCGTTAAAGATTACCCCCGCGCACGATGCGTTGGATAATGAGATCGGCCAAAAACACAAACTTAATTCCATTAAATGTATTGATATTCGCGGAAAGATGATGAATGTCCCCGCAAAATATCTTGGAATGAATGTGCCGACTGCCCGTGAGGCGGTTTTGGAAGATTTAAAAAAGGAAGGAAAGTTGATAAAAGAAATTCCCTTGGAACATACAATAAATACCTGCTATAAATGTAATAAAATCATTGAGTCCACACTTATTCCGCAATGGTATGTAAGAACAAAACCCCTAGCTATACCTGCAATTAAAGCTATTAAGGAAGGCAAAACAAAAATCGTTCCTAAAAAAAGGTTTGAGAAAATGTATTTTGATTGGCTAGAAAATATCCACGATTGGAACATCTCGCGGCAAATCGTTTGGGGACCAAGGATTCCCGCGTGGTTTTGTTTAGACTGCAACCCAGATATTGAAATAAATTTTATAGATAAAAGAGGACAGAAAGTTTTTGGAGAATATAAAAAGTTAAGGAAAAAATATGAATTTTCGGAAATTGAAAAAGGATTGCAATCATTATCCGCGCCGGTGGGCGCGAAATATTCTCTGGACAAAGGCATTTGCCATAAATGTAGCGGGAAAAATGTTTTGCAGGAAACCGATACTTTTGATACTTGGTTTTTGTCGGGTCAATGGCCCTTAACAACTTTAGGGTTTCCGGAAAGCGAGGATTTTAAATATTTTTACCCCACTTCTGTTTTAGACACTATGTGGGACATTTTATTTTTCTGGGTTGCCCGAATGATGATGTTATGCCTTTACAATACCGGACAAGTCCCTTTTAAAACCGTTCATTTGCACGCTAGAGTTGTAGACAAGAACGGCGCTAAAATGAGCAAGAGCAAGGGAAACACTATTGACCCTATGGAAATGGTTGAAAAGTACGGCGCTGACGCGGTACGAATGGCTTTAATTTTCGGCGTTGCGCAAGCAAGCGATGTTGTTGTAAGCGAGGATAAAATTAGGGCTATGAGAAATTTTGCTAATAAAGTTTGGAATATTGGGAGATTTTTGGAGTATTCGTTTGAGCAGTATGGTAAACCAGTACCCTTCTACTCTGAAAAAGTTACTGCCAAACTTCTGCCTTCCGATCGTAAGCAACTTAAGGAACTTAAGTTGCTTACGATTGGCGTCACCAAAGCCTTGAACACTTATCAATTCTCTAAAGCAGTAGAAAGCCTATACGAATTTGTTTGGCACACACTTGCGGATGTTTATGTAGAGGAAGTAAAAACAAGAGAAGATAAGGAGACAGCTTTAATGGTTTTGCGCCATGTTTATTTAACTTCTCTAAAACTCTTGCATCCGTTTATGCCTTTTGTAACCGAAGAA
This window of the Patescibacteria group bacterium genome carries:
- a CDS encoding L,D-transpeptidase; protein product: MNFKFIVPISILILVSAIYIPKVFSHTQKPIEETLLTGKYELTQKQALFHGQKIPIPSPKESKIVAGVLGKSDNEKRIEIDLTNQKLYAYEGGEKIFDFLISSGKWGWTPTGEFTIWTKLRYTLMTGGSQALGTYYYLPNVPFVMFFYNEDVPKMKGFSLHGTYWHDNFGHPMSHGCVNMKTEEVEQLFYWAKPELPKGQWSVYANSDNPGTRIVIYGETPNE
- a CDS encoding PIN domain-containing protein; protein product: MDRVFIDTNYFIRLIIGEPLDQNRKANKLFREGALSNIQLFTTAIVVFEIYWVLSSFYKKDKKQISSVLIDILRMNFIDIENRDILLSAVKTYCTTSLDLEDSYNLCFARSKKANIFATFDKRLCKISGRKFSNTP
- the sufC gene encoding Fe-S cluster assembly ATPase SufC, which encodes MLKIRNLEVNREGKRILKGVTLRIKSGETHILMGPNGSGKSTLANTLMGNPLYKVVGGEMSFEGKSLLNLSPDKRAKLGLFLAFQYPVEISGVSMASFLRTAYKELGKPLGFFNKNLEGSLKFLNIDKGFMQRYLNEGFSGGEKKKSEILQLAMFSPKLAILDETDSGLDVSALKTVAESFTKIKIKNPKLSFLIITHYTRILKYLDVDFVHIMLNGRVVKSGGIELSEEVEEKGGYGE
- a CDS encoding metalloregulator ArsR/SmtB family transcription factor; this translates as MNIKDECPYCFKALAVPVRAKIYALLSKQKTLSVSDIVKEFNLTQPTISYHLKEMENVGLIVSKKEGRKVFYSVLGRCLYEGKRCVITPFLKHVKNTKPRS
- a CDS encoding cob(I)yrinic acid a,c-diamide adenosyltransferase, with the translated sequence MLAILTGDGKGKTTSALGTALRAAGWNKKVLFVQFIKMDEFPTGEKKAIEKFLPANITIKTLGLGFVGIKGDDKSLNAHRQKAKEALEKTKEAVSRCHYDLVVLDEILGAIAGRLLTVKDVSSLLDKVDKNSDVVLTGRSAPKALVDKADLVSEIRKIKHPYDKGILAKKGFDF
- a CDS encoding valine--tRNA ligase → MEMEKTYNHKNTEERLYKMWEEGGYFTPKIDPVKKPFSILLPLPNASDPMHMGNMLFTIQDVLARWHRMMGDPTLWLPGGDHAGIETQYVYEKHLVKQGTSRLNYDRYTLYKMIADFVEKNKGVNKNQMRRMGFSLDWTRYKYSLDTEIVKKVLETFSKLHKDGLVYRGERLVNYCAKCGTALSDLEVNHIAETATLYFLDYEAIQIATTRPETIFADSAVAVNPRDKRYKNLVGKDAIIPLINKKIPIISDEAVEKDFGTGALKITPAHDALDNEIGQKHKLNSIKCIDIRGKMMNVPAKYLGMNVPTAREAVLEDLKKEGKLIKEIPLEHTINTCYKCNKIIESTLIPQWYVRTKPLAIPAIKAIKEGKTKIVPKKRFEKMYFDWLENIHDWNISRQIVWGPRIPAWFCLDCNPDIEINFIDKRGQKVFGEYKKLRKKYEFSEIEKGLQSLSAPVGAKYSLDKGICHKCSGKNVLQETDTFDTWFLSGQWPLTTLGFPESEDFKYFYPTSVLDTMWDILFFWVARMMMLCLYNTGQVPFKTVHLHARVVDKNGAKMSKSKGNTIDPMEMVEKYGADAVRMALIFGVAQASDVVVSEDKIRAMRNFANKVWNIGRFLEYSFEQYGKPVPFYSEKVTAKLLPSDRKQLKELKLLTIGVTKALNTYQFSKAVESLYEFVWHTLADVYVEEVKTREDKETALMVLRHVYLTSLKLLHPFMPFVTEEIWSKIPREYNNPLIISPWPL
- a CDS encoding AbrB/MazE/SpoVT family DNA-binding domain-containing protein, with amino-acid sequence MLKTVRITSKRQVTIPSKIFKALNLDEGGFLIAEKSHGSIILTPAENLVGRLSGVVKVPEKYKNMSADDIIRESKKEYFNG